The window AAGGATAAGATATTTCTGgaaaatgtcaattttaagttttttatttcatatttttagtattCCCTAAATCCAACCAAAGTCTCTAAAAAtgtctcaattattttttgaacaaattttagtttgctttaattttaaattcttttgttaaattttaaaaatgaattattattttttaaaaaaattgactatcaaaacattttattttgaactcATTATCAAATGaattgtaataaaaattacaattttttataaatatatatttttttctattcaattCCAGTAGGtcatcatttattaatgttGACAAAAACTCTTGAGTGTACTAGAcgtttatataaatatattatatggcTTTTAGAATAAGTTAgatgttaattatattttatctaacatatgtgatattttaatttttttttcttggtgtttatatataacgaaaatgttgatttactcctattatatattaaatcttATCTAAAAAGTTAATATCATGTTCTTaacttctttatttgttattgcaaattttatgtttgaaatcaattttacaCGGATCTATTGATCATTACTACATGCTAATTGGAACtcactttttatttacttCGGAAGGAGTAATCTTGAGAGTTTTTTATGTGTTTGAACAGTTGAACATGAGTTTTGAGAGTTCTTGTATTGAAGGCATCCTTGTTTTACATTTCTACTCTTTATTTCTCTTACATATATGATCATAACagtgagaaaacaaaaataattttagaaaaacaaaaaactaaataattaccGAACAAAACTTAAGTTATCCTTACTTTTACTATAATCAATCAGGTAAATTGTATCCTTCTTTTAATGTTAGGTGTAAATTATATACTCCATATAATTGTAGTTTATCTAATCTTATGGTCAATCCGAGaaactttttgtaattaattggATTTGATCTATACTTTCAtctcaataataataataacactacTATGATAGTAAACACTAATGAAATGTACACATATTTAAAGATGAGTTTTATCTTTCCTCCATCTctatttttcagatttttcacatatattgaataatttcATCTTCGAATAAGTTTGCTAAGAGAAAATATgcaaaggaagaaaaacattaCAAGACATGGtaacttttcttctccccactcttttattacatttttctcAAATGCAAAACTAAGAACAAAACAGCATAGAGGTGCAATTGTGATACGATTCTCATTCTGAAGTCCCAACAAAATTCATGATGCTAATCAtgtaaaagataataatttattcatattaattaCGTCTAAAATgggttaaaataataataaaaaagaagcatACACAAAATCAGTAATGATAAATTAATCCTCGCGCCAATTCTGTCGACAGTTTTCGTTCATGCACTTGTAAAATGTTGTAGCAGGTTCATCAGCTGATCTCAGTTGTATTTGTATGAAAGCAGCCTTCCCAAACGCACAATTTGGACATGTTGCtacaaaatagcaaaaagagaaacaaaaaccaGTTTAGAGAACAAAGAGAAGCACACAACAAAGGAACGTCATTTTGATTCCTTACAGAACCACACCTCAAAAGCCAGCAATTAGGACAGGAAAGTCGAGCCATTAAGCACTACATTGGACATTTCATTCTAACCAACGTAGAACAAAGGCATCCATACTACCTTGGTTCCCAACAATAACTCAGTCATGCTTGATCAGAACCCTCCACCCGTTTCACTCTGAAACGTTAACCACTCTGATAGAATTGTTAGGTACTTAAGCATCTTGGAGAACCACACTCCAAAAGCCAGCTATTGGGGTGAGAGAGCCAGGCCACTCAAGTACCACATTGGTCATTCTATTCTAACTAATGTGGGACAAAGGCATACTATACTATCTTGGTTCCCAACAGGTTTATCATTCTCTATAATATATCACCTACCTATACtttcagaaaacaaaatagtgCCAATACTTTGCATCTATTCAATAATAAGTTGTGTAATAAGGCTGTACTAACGTTCTACAACTTCAAAAAATGAATCAccatattattcttttaatcatGATTACCATATATTATTCAACGCCCGTTTCCTTGTTGTAGAGATAGGCCACAACCCAgaaacttttctttcttcctctcatAAAAAACATTACAGATAGAAACCTAATTTTCTTAAGCATGAAATTatgacaagaaaaaatggGAGAGATTACTCATTAGGGATTGCTTTTATGGTATGGATAAAAGCTCCAGGTAATCTGTTAAGAAGTTAACCTCGTAATACAAAAAAGTACATATCTAAGGGTCAATTTCAACTAAAGAACTGCAGCTTAAGGATTACTTTTGcagtaatttaaaatcaaatatttagaatTCAAGAACACGATTGTAGTACAACCAATAGAATAAACCATGTTCAAATAAGGTCATCAACTATCTTAATCAATCTATAGTCCATAGGAAGGCAACTATCTTACTGAAGTTGTGAAAGAGGATTGGAAGTCAAAGCTTCCCAAAAAGTGCAAAGTTTTCAAGTGATCATTCTCTTCAACATCAGTGAACCTAACCGCATTATTCCAGGACAAGTTCTCATTGTTCCTCTAAACTGAATTGGTGTTTCCTTTTAGAAGGAATAATTGATTCTCCATATTTTTATGGAGTGTTGGTCATGTAAATGGAAATGTTTTGAAGTTTATAGAGCCTAATAGCTTTAAAGCGCTTCATTTTTAAGCTTCAAGGaagtttaaacataaaaacagtaTTATGTGGGTTAACGGTACTGTTGCCAATTTGTAAAATACTCCAACTCAATCATGACTTCAAACGGTGGGATTCTTTCTTCATAGCTACTTGTATTTTTAGCACAACAACTACTAGAATGGGGATCAAACCTTCAACACGAGAGAGGAAGACCATGCAAATTATCATTGAGCTAAGTTCAATTTGGCTTCTTTCTAAGTACTTGTTGACTTTTGGTGACTTAGacttttcataaattcatttaattaaaggAAATATAACTGCCGTCTGCCACACTTATTTGGCCTATCATATAAGTGCATATGCATGAGcacttaaaattttttaaaggtgAATCAGGTCATTGCCCTTGCAATAGCTATTTGATTATATCTTTCCCCAACTCCAGCTGGTggaattttgattaaaaaacaaaggctATGTACAGaggaggaaagaaaagaacctaGAAGGGAAAGATGTATACCTTCGGTTTGAGCTGCATTTTTCATATCGTCATCAGAGATTATGGGTTCTAATTCCTTTTTCACCAGATgttgctttctttttatttttacctgAATAGTAGAACCACGAGAAGGCAATCCTTAAGTCAGAACAAGAGAAATTAATAGGTAAAAAAGGGAAGCAAACAACTTGAGGCCTTAcaactaaaaagaaatttcagcAACACACCCTGTTTTCCAAGTAGGACACATATGGACAAGTTGGGCAGAAGAACCTGGAAGATTTACCCATATTGGGCAACTCAAATTGCAGCATGTTCCCGCAAGTTGGGCAAAACTCCATTAGCTAGGTCCTAACACAAACCCATCATTTATCAATCAATAATCAGACGGATCAAACATACAATCCACTCACTCAACAGCCATACAAATACTATACGATACAGTGAAACGCCAATTTCTAAATCGAGCTCGAAAATACGCCAgttcttaaatattttctttacatatataaatgtaaCATAAAGAtgctaaattttaattaacaaaaagcataaaacaccaaattaataatataaagatacTTAATTTAACCCacaaaatacattttacaCTTACTCAACCAAACattcaataattcaataattcaataataGAGGAGGTTAGGTTGAGCTTTGGAAGAAATTGATGATTGGCCTGGCTTGAGAATGAAGATGCCATATTactaactaataatttaagttacatttttaaataaaaaagaaaaagaaaaagaaaaaacagagagCTTTGACACTGACCACCGGCGGTGGTGGCGAGGCTGAGGCGTGGTCGGAGACGAGGAAGATGGAGGAAGCGGGTGACTCGTGGGTTCCGAGGGAAATCTGATTTACTTAGGGCTTgcctttctttcttatttattttccttctctGCAGATTCTCTTAGTTTGTAAAtgctaattaaaataaattttatgtgaTTCAAATGGGCTTAAAATCCATCATAAATATCAATAGTTGGGATTATGTcgattaaattcaaaataattaaatatatataatatttttaaaaatttaaactatatcgtaaatagaagtttattattgtaaacatgatcatatttataactttttagataaattataaaaaacaaaatatttatactttatacgaaaattaaatctaatatTGTCATTTAGTGGTAAAATTTTGCTACCATTAAatatttggttcattttgctgGAGtggttttactttttcttttttttttttttgaagtatttgaAA of the Cucumis sativus cultivar 9930 chromosome 3, Cucumber_9930_V3, whole genome shotgun sequence genome contains:
- the LOC101207169 gene encoding DNA-directed RNA polymerase III subunit RPC10; amino-acid sequence: MEFCPTCGNMLQFELPNMGKSSRFFCPTCPYVSYLENRVKIKRKQHLVKKELEPIISDDDMKNAAQTEATCPNCAFGKAAFIQIQLRSADEPATTFYKCMNENCRQNWRED